The following proteins are co-located in the Apium graveolens cultivar Ventura chromosome 5, ASM990537v1, whole genome shotgun sequence genome:
- the LOC141661792 gene encoding uncharacterized protein LOC141661792 — METMQTPSTDYHSNVDTSRPFSSVKEAVAVFGERFLTPAVYSPKPFSFPKQESSNSSSWNFFTPTPSPTYSHASKQTAWKDADTTLAETIKKLESELEETKEEVKLLKERETENEVALASLNAELHKNMSKIAQAEADVAHKAAESTDVIGKMESSPSLSQILNFTQEEKDELFGGRKKQRKSVRKQKPIIPLVGDLFWRKKRSSTTLLNPIYSSPNVHWN; from the coding sequence ATGGAAACAATGCAAACACCTTCGACAGATTACCACTCCAATGTCGATACGTCCCGGCCTTTTTCATCTGTCAAAGAAGCCGTGGCCGTGTTTGGAGAACGCTTTCTTACGCCAGCAGTTTACTCTCCGAAGCCCTTCTCTTTTCCTAAGCAAGAGAGCTCTAATTCCTCTTCATGGAATTTTTTTACACCGACTCCTTCTCCTACTTATTCCCATGCATCGAAACAGACTGCATGGAAAGATGCAGATACTACACTTGCGGAAACGATAAAGAAACTGGAGAGTGAGCTTGAAGAGACAAAGGAGGAAGtgaagttgttgaaagaaaggGAGACGGAGAATGAGGTGGCTCTGGCTTCTTTGAATGCAGAGCTTCACAAGAACATGTCGAAAATTGCACAAGCTGAGGCAGACGTGGCTCATAAGGCTGCAGAGTCGACAGATGTGATTGGGAAGATGGAGAGTTCACCGAGTCTGAGTCAGATTCTTAATTTTACTCAAGAAGAAAAAGATGAGTTATTTGGAGGGAGAAAGAAACAGAGGAAGAGTGTGAGGAAACAGAAGCCTATTATTCCTCTAGTAGGAGATTTGTTTTGGAGGAAAAAAAGATCATCAACTACTCTTCTTAATCCTATTTACTCATCTCCTAATGTTCATTGGAATTAA
- the LOC141661794 gene encoding protein SRG1-like, which produces MQNHGDFFHEAKYTDQNGVLQTTKIPVVQELARKGITNLPERFISLPQGQQKCSVTAHVSLPTIDLLKLRNESSPSRNEELGKVAGAAKEWGMFLVSNHGVHDSVLDSVKDVVRGFFGLSFEEKKNSVGSYMSTDNMGYGRNFVRSENQALDWIDRMSMVAFPVDDGNLHVWPKKPHNFREVMVKYAAETRIILDDLLQAMAEALSLDKNAFLKNFEPERSELKIRTNYYPPCPRPDLAVGLTPHSDASGLSLLIQFGAENGLQVLKDQKWVSPIWPGDMLLVNIGDLMEIMSNGRLTSSWHRAITSTGSERFSVAVFYNPPPDAEIEPMQDENSSDGMYRKVSVKEYVEHYYKVSPTVDKEAIMYAKVV; this is translated from the exons ATGCAGAATCATGGAGATTTTTTCCATGAAGCTAAATACACAGACCAAAACGGTGTACTACAAACCACTAAAATCCCAGTAGTTCAAGAACTTGCACGCAAAGGAATCACCAACTTGCCAGAGAGGTTCATAAGTTTGCCACAGGGCCAACAAAAATGTTCTGTCACTGCTCATGTTAGCCTTCCTACTATAGACCTCCTGAAACTGCGAAACGAGTCGAGTCCGAGTCGAAACGAAGAGCTAGGGAAGGTAGCAGGTGCAGCTAAAGAGTGGGGAATGTTTTTGGTTTCAAATCATGGGGTGCATGATTCAGTTTTGGACAGTGTTAAGGATGTTGTCAGAGGCTTTTTTGGCCTGTcttttgaagaaaagaaaaacaGTGTTGGATCATATATGAGTACTGATAATATGGGATATGGGAGAAATTTTGTCAGGTCTGAGAATCAAGCGTTGGATTGGATTGATCGGATGTCTATGGTTGCGTTTCCGGTTGATGATGGGAATCTTCATGTATGGCCTAAGAAACCACACAACTTCAG GGAAGTAATGGTTAAATATGCCGCGGAAACAAGAATCATTTTAGATGATTTGCTCCAAGCAATGGCAGAGGCTCTGTCTTTGGATAAAAATGCTTTCTTGAAAAACTTTGAGCCTGAAAGAAGTGAGCTGAAAATCAGAACAAATTACTATCCGCCCTGTCCTAGACCGGACCTAGCAGTCGGTCTAACTCCACATTCTGATGCCAGTGGCCTAAGCCTCTTGATCCAATTCGGTGCCGAGAATGGGCTTCAAGTGCTGAAAGATCAAAAATGGGTATCACCAATATGGCCAGGGGATATGCTACTAGTGAACATTGGAGATTTGATGGAAATTATGAGCAATGGAAGGCTGACTAGCTCGTGGCATCGCGCCATTACTAGTACAGGCAGTGAGCGGTTTTCAGTGGCGGTATTTTATAATCCGCCACCGGATGCTGAGATTGAACCAATGCAGGATGAGAATTCAAGTGATGGAATGTACAGGAAGGTGAGTGTGAAGGAGTATGTGGAGCACTATTATAAAGTTAGCCCAACAGTTGATAAAGAGGCCATCATGTATGCCAAGGTCGTGTAG
- the LOC141661395 gene encoding exopolygalacturonase-like, translated as MANMKTFVVLGLVLVISVVANAVTDDHDDTFASMKYDRRGLGQQASSGGGAAPASGGVIDITKVGAKGDGSFDNTEVIMKAWTDACHSGSKILIPTGIFLAGLLEFKGPCTGQPVIIDLQGTLKAKPDSASYPQGNQIHFYLAPFQISGGGTIDGNGEAAQAQRKKSGGKNLPDSLAVDQCPNSCITGVKFVNAKGFNIKIVESDNFKIDGLSITCGGDTLNTDGIHIARSKGSSITNCNIQTGDDCISIGDATTDLTVKNIHCGPGHGISIGSLGRFPDEKDVRNVIVNNVTLTGTLFGVRIKSFHNSPVLQAANITFSDITCKDVWAPIVIDQNYNMGSATQTAGVSKVKINGVTYKNIKGTTTSNNAISLNCSSGAPCEGVTLDGVSLTYSGNDTVDKELRTVCENAKATFTGTSLPPCKS; from the exons ATGGCTAACATGAAAACATTCGTTGTCTTAGGTTTAGTTTTGGTCATCTCAGTTGTGGCAAATGCTGTTACTGATGATCATGATGATACATTTGCTAGTATGAAATACGATCGTCGTGGCCTTGGACAACAAGCTTCTTCTGGTGGTGGTGCTGCTCCTGCTTCTGGTGGCGTAATTGATATCACGAAGGTGGGGGCGAAGGGAGATGGATCTTTCGACAATACTGAA GTGATAATGAAGGCCTGGACTGACGCTTGCCATTCAGGATCAAAAATTTTGATACCAACAGGGATATTTCTGGCTGGATTGCTCGAATTTAAAGGCCCCTGCACGGGACAGCCTGTAATAATCGATCTTCAGGGTACATTGAAGGCAAAGCCAGATTCTGCATCCTATCCTCAGGGCAATCAGATCCATTTCTATCTAGCGCCTTTTCAAATCTCGGGTGGAGGTACTATCGATGGCAATGGCGAAGCTGCTCAGGCGCAAAGGAAAAAATCTGGCGGCAAAAATCTTCCAGAT TCTTTGGCAGTGGATCAATGCCCTAACTCTTGCATAACAGGAGTTAAATTTGTAAACGCCAAGGGATTCAATATTAAGATAGTTGAGAGTGACAACTTCAAGATTGACGGTTTGAGTATTACTTGTGGAGGGGATACCCTAAACACCGACGGTATTCATATTGCCAGATCTAAAGGTTCGAGCATAACTAACTGTAACATACAGACAGGTGATGATTGCATTTCAATTGGCGACGCCACCACAGATTTGACCGTTAAAAACATTCACTGCGGTCCTGGACATGGAATCAG TATTGGCAGTCTTGGTAGATTTCCAGATGAGAAAGATGTTAGAAACGTTATAGTAAATAATGTAACATTGACCGGCACCCTATTCGGTGTACGGATTAAATCGTTCCACAACTCACCGGTGTTACAAGCAGCCAACATCACCTTCTCCGACATCACCTGTAAAGACGTATGGGCTCCCATCGTCATCGATCAGAATTATAACATGGGCTCCGCAACACAAACAGCAGGG GTTTCAAAAGTGAAGATTAACGGAGTAACTTACAAGAATATAAAGGGCACCACAACGTCAAATAACGCAATATCGTTGAATTGCAGTAGCGGGGCTCCCTGCGAGGGAGTCACTCTGGATGGCGTTTCACTCACCTACAGCGGAAATGATACAGTCGACAAAGAACTTCGTACAGTTTGTGAAAATGCTAAAGCCACATTCACCGGAACCTCCCTTCCACCTTGCAAATCGTAA
- the LOC141661796 gene encoding pentatricopeptide repeat-containing protein At1g10910, chloroplastic has translation MDILSSSSCVFGNRFQPIILTHPPLSFIPYVSSTTSAAVPTDSHTNVSFKTRQNDAILDIQHSSHLGSALVRSGGILRVEDLNTILRRFGQSQKLKELSELFAWMHRTGKISFASYSSYIKHMGKSLSPVKALEIYDSIKDESTRNHVSVCNSVLSCLVRSGKYDSSFKLFHQMKRNGLDPDIVTYSTLLAGCSKIRNGYSKALDLVQELKYNGLIMDSVTYGILLNVCASNNQCEEAEKYFKKMKDEGHTPNIFHYGSLINAYSAKGNFKKADELIVNMKDAGLVPNKVILTSLLKVYVKGGLFDKARELLNDLEALGHAQNEIPYCILMDGLAKSGQIQEAKSVFDEMNEKNVKSDGYSYSIMISAFCRSGLLEEAKELVCQVEAKYKSYDVIMLNTMLCAYCRVGEMENVMKMLKRMDELAITPDWNTFHILIKYFCKEKIYMLAYQTLEDMHRKGHQPEEELCSSLIFHLGRTGAHSQAFSIYNMLRYGKRTMCKTLHEKILHILMDGKLLKDAYVVVKDNAKSIPRPTIKKFAASFLKLGNINLINDVMKSIHSSGYKIDQGLFEMAISRYIDQPEKKDLLLQLLQWMPGQGYVVDSSTRNLLLRNSKLFGAQQIAETLSKQHIFSKAPRSDEMKDK, from the exons ATGGATATATTATCATCATCGTCATGTGTGTTTGGTAATAGATTTCAACCCATAATTCTGACACACCCACCACTCAGTTTCATCCCATATGTTTCTTCAACAACTTCAGCTGCTGTTCCCACTGATTCTCACACTAATGTTTCATTCAAAACAAGACAAAATGATGCTATTCTTGATATTCAACATTCTTCTCATCTGGGTTCTGCTCTTGTAAG GTCAGGAGGAATTTTGAGGGTTGAGGACTTGAATACTATTTTGCGTCGTTTTGGGCAGTCACAAAAACTGAAGGAGCTTTCTGAG CTTTTTGCTTGGATGCACCGTACCGGGAAGATCAGTTTTGCTTCATATAGCAGTTACATTAAGCATATGGGGAAGAGTCTTAGTCCTGTTAAGGCATTAGAAATATATGATAGCATAAAAGATGAATCGACAAGGAATCACGTCTCAGTCTGTAATTCAGTTCTTAGTTGTCTGGTCAGAAGTGGTAAATATGACAGCAGTTTCAAACTATTTCATCAGATGAAGCGAAATGGTCTAGACCCGGATATTGTTACATATAGTACG TTACTTGCAGGATGCTCCAAGATTCGAAATGGCTACTCCAAGGCTTTGGATCTAGTTCAGGAGCTCAAGTATAATGGACTGATCATGGACAGTGTCACCTATGGGATACTTCTTAATGTATGTGCTTCAAATAATCAGTGTGAAGAAGCAGAGAAATATTTTAAGAAGATGAAGGATGAAGGTCATACTCCTAACATTTTCCATTATGGCTCTTTGATCAACGCGTACTCAGCGAAAGGAAATTTTAAAAAGGCAGATGAGTTGATTGTAAACATGAAAGATGCGGGGCTGGTACCAAATAAG GTCATATTGACTAGTTTACTGAAGGTTTATGTTAAAGGAGGTTTGTTTGACAAAGCAAGAGAACTGCTAAATGATCTAGAGGCTTTGGGGCATGCTCAAAATGAG ATTCCTTATTGTATACTGATGGATGGCCTAGCGAAGTCTGGACAGATACAAGAAGCAAAATCAGTATTTGATGAGATGAATGAAAAAAATGTGAAAAGTG ATGGCTACTCCTATAGCATTATGATTTCTGCATTTTGTCGCTCTGGGCTCCTTGAAGAAGCAAAGGAACTAGTTTGTCAGGTTGAGGCCAAATATAAAAGCTATGATGTGATCATGCTGAACACAATGCTATGTGCCTACTGCAGAGTAGGTGAAATGGAAAATGTAATGAAAATGTTGAAGAGAATGGACGAATTAGCAATAACTCCTGATTGGAATACTTTCCACATTCTGATCAAATATTTCTGTAAAGAGAAGATATATATGCTTGCTTATCAAACATTGGAAGACATGCACAGGAAAGGACACCAACCAGAAGAG GAACTCTGTTCTTCCTTAATTTTTCATCTCGGCAGAACAGGAGCACATTCGCAAGCTTTTTCTATATACAATATGTTGAGATATGGAAAGAGGACAATGTGCAAAACCCTGCATGAGAAAATTCTTCACATTCTTATGGATGGAAAACTTCTAAAAGATGCATATGTGGTAGTAAAG GACAATGCAAAGTCGATTCCAAGACCGACTATAAAGAAATTTGCAGCATCCTTCCTTAAATTGGGTAATATAAACTTAATTAATGATGTGATGAAGTCTATCCACAGTTCTGGCTACAAGATTGATCAG GGTTTATTTGAGATGGCCATATCACGGTATATTGACCAACCTGAAAAGAAGGATCTTCTTCTCCAGTTGCTACAATGGATGCCTGGCCAAGGTTATGTTGTTGATTCCTCAACAAGAAACTTGCTCCTCAGAAACTCAAAACTTTTTGGGGCCCAGCAGATTGCTGAGACATTGTCCAAACAGCATATATTTTCAAAAGCTCCAAGGTCTGATGAAATGAAGGACAAATAA
- the LOC141724921 gene encoding metalloendoproteinase 2-MMP-like, whose protein sequence is MSATLSLKQSSLSCIFFLLPLLCSAAHSSPFGFLKDLQGSQKGDVVEGVSELKQYLKKFGYIDNDHTQNPQPDKEDNDHFDDTLESAIKLYQHNYRIMSTGVLDAKTVENMMLPRCGVPDIINGRSRMRAARNDMHDVKSLHTVLHYQFFSGSPKWPTDKSNLTYKFAPGTPDDAMTVISGAFDKWAGVTQFTFVNVQDAVPSVEVPDIMIGFYSGDHGDGSPFDGPYGVLAHASPPTAGTFHLDEDEPWSIGPNPGHIDMETVALHEIGHLLGLQHSSVQDAVMYPSVTDGVTKDLCGDDVQGIMELYANV, encoded by the coding sequence ATGTCTGCTACATTAAGCCTTAAGCAATCTTCACTGTCCTGCATTTTCTTTCTTCTTCCGTTACTCTGTTCTGCAGCACATTCGTCGCCATTCGGGTTTCTTAAAGATTTACAAGGTTCTCAGAAAGGCGATGTAGTTGAAGGCGTCAGCGAGCTCAAACAATATCTCAAAAAATTCGGTTACATAGACAACGATCATACTCAGAATCCTCAGCCCGACAAAGAAGATAATGATCACTTCGATGATACTCTTGAGTCCGCGATTAAATTGTACCAGCATAATTATCGTATCATGTCCACTGGTGTTTTGGATGCCAAGACTGTTGAAAACATGATGCTGCCTCGGTGCGGTGTGCCTGATATAATCAATGGCCGTAGCAGAATGCGAGCTGCAAGGAACGATATGCACGATGTCAAATCGTTGCATACCGTTCTGCATTATCAGTTTTTTAGTGGTTCGCCAAAATGGCCTACTGATAAGAGCAATCTTACCTATAAGTTTGCTCCCGGAACGCCTGATGATGCTATGACGGTGATCTCGGGAGCTTTCGACAAATGGGCTGGCGTCACGCAGTTTACATTTGTTAATGTTCAAGATGCAGTACCTTCTGTTGAGGTTCCAGATATAATGATCGGCTTTTATAGCGGTGATCACGGGGATGGCTCTCCTTTTGACGGGCCTTACGGAGTCCTGGCTCATGCTTCCCCGCCAACTGCTGGTACCTTTCATCTCGATGAAGACGAGCCGTGGTCTATCGGTCCAAATCCCGGGCATATTGACATGGAAACGGTGGCATTACATGAGATCGGCCATCTCCTGGGGCTGCAGCATAGCTCGGTGCAAGACGCGGTTATGTACCCGTCGGTGACAGATGGAGTGACCAAAGATTTGTGCGGTGATGATGTTCAAGGAATCATGGAATTGTATGCTAATGTTTGA